A genomic segment from Micromonospora echinaurantiaca encodes:
- a CDS encoding bifunctional nuclease family protein, translating into MRELSVVGVRVELPSNQPIVLLREVEGDRYLPIWIGAVEATAIAYEQQGVKPARPLTHDLLRDVLAALKAPLRAVEITELKENVFYADLLIGDGVRVSARPSDSIALALRVGAPIRCAEQVLSEAGIVIPDEQEDEVEKFREFLEQVRPEDFAG; encoded by the coding sequence GTGCGCGAGCTGAGCGTGGTCGGGGTTCGGGTGGAGCTGCCCAGCAACCAGCCGATCGTCCTGCTCAGGGAGGTCGAGGGGGACCGCTACTTGCCGATCTGGATCGGCGCGGTCGAGGCGACGGCGATCGCCTACGAGCAGCAGGGGGTCAAGCCGGCCCGGCCGTTGACTCATGACCTTCTGCGGGACGTGTTGGCGGCGTTGAAGGCGCCGTTGCGGGCGGTGGAGATCACCGAGTTGAAGGAGAACGTCTTCTACGCCGATCTGTTGATCGGTGACGGGGTGCGGGTGTCGGCGCGGCCGAGCGATTCCATCGCGTTGGCGTTGCGGGTGGGTGCGCCCATTCGTTGTGCCGAGCAGGTCCTCAGTGAGGCGGGGATCGTGATCCCGGACGAGCAGGAGGACGAGGTGGAGAAGTTCCGCGAGTTCCTGGAGCAGGTGCGTCCGGAGGATTTCGCGGGTTGA
- a CDS encoding CDP-alcohol phosphatidyltransferase family protein, whose translation MSRRPAGAAHPGASGGTDPAPGDRVLTLPNLISFVRLLGVPLFLYLLLVARADVAAIVVLAVGGTTDWVDGWIARRLGQVSRLGELLDPFADRLYILATLLGFTAREVVPWQFTAALLARELLLVGSLAVLRRYGYGPPPVHYVGKTATFLLLAAFPVLLLASAVPGAAAVAGPVGWGLAWWGLVLYWVAGALYVVQARQLVTAVRAGGAGA comes from the coding sequence GTGTCGCGTCGGCCGGCTGGGGCAGCGCATCCGGGGGCCTCGGGCGGCACCGATCCGGCTCCCGGCGACCGGGTCCTCACCCTGCCCAACCTGATCAGCTTCGTGCGGCTGCTCGGCGTGCCGCTCTTCCTCTACCTGCTGCTGGTCGCCCGCGCCGACGTGGCGGCGATCGTGGTGCTGGCCGTGGGCGGCACCACCGACTGGGTGGACGGCTGGATCGCCCGCCGGCTGGGCCAGGTGAGCCGGCTCGGTGAGCTGCTCGATCCGTTCGCCGACCGGCTCTACATCCTCGCCACGCTGCTCGGGTTCACCGCGCGTGAGGTGGTGCCCTGGCAGTTCACCGCCGCGCTGCTGGCCCGGGAGCTGCTGCTGGTCGGCTCGCTGGCGGTGCTGCGCCGCTACGGGTACGGGCCGCCTCCGGTGCACTACGTCGGCAAGACCGCTACGTTCCTGCTGCTGGCCGCGTTCCCGGTGCTGCTGCTGGCGTCGGCGGTGCCGGGGGCGGCTGCGGTCGCCGGCCCGGTCGGCTGGGGTCTGGCGTGGTGGGGGCTGGTGCTCTACTGGGTGGCCGGCGCGCTCTACGTGGTGCAGGCGCGCCAGTTGGTCACCGCGGTGCGGGCCGGGGGAGCGGGCGCGTGA
- a CDS encoding MerR family transcriptional regulator, with protein MHEPRDPDPGRELDEPGAAPPGVATDGDGSVGYRGVTACHAVGISYRQLDYWARTGLVVPSVRDASGSGTQRLYSFRDLVVLKVVKRLLDAGVSLQNIRKAIEALRSRGVGDLAGITLISDGTTVYECRSPEEVVDLLQGGQGVFGIAIGGAFKEIQGSLSHLPAEPAAVTPGPESAVAASDAVGDELAARRARRRAG; from the coding sequence ATGCACGAGCCGCGAGATCCCGATCCGGGTAGGGAACTGGACGAGCCGGGTGCGGCGCCGCCGGGGGTGGCGACGGACGGTGACGGTTCGGTGGGCTACCGGGGGGTGACGGCCTGCCACGCGGTGGGGATCAGCTACCGCCAGTTGGACTACTGGGCGCGTACCGGGCTGGTGGTGCCGAGTGTGCGGGACGCCTCGGGTTCGGGCACGCAGCGGTTGTACTCGTTCCGGGACCTGGTGGTCCTGAAGGTCGTGAAGCGGCTGTTGGACGCCGGGGTGTCGTTGCAGAACATCCGGAAGGCGATCGAGGCGTTGCGCTCGCGTGGGGTGGGGGATCTGGCGGGCATCACGTTGATCTCCGATGGGACGACGGTGTACGAGTGCCGGTCGCCGGAGGAGGTGGTCGACCTGTTGCAGGGCGGCCAGGGCGTGTTCGGCATCGCGATCGGTGGGGCGTTCAAGGAGATCCAGGGTTCGCTGTCGCATCTGCCGGCGGAGCCGGCGGCGGTAACACCGGGTCCGGAGTCGGCGGTGGCGGCGTCGGACGCGGTGGGGGACGAGTTGGCGGCGCGGCGGGCGCGGCGGCGGGCCGGCTGA
- a CDS encoding MarR family transcriptional regulator, translated as MERPPNLAAAIDAAAEALVGVLDSAVSRHRMVVSPTQLRVLSLIASRPRTNVNRLAELLDVVPSSASRLCDRLEAIGLLRRVADPRDRREVRLVPTAAADDLLRELAERRHQAVQTVLDRMPGRVQHELLLGLLAFGQAAATAAEPAADPSARTA; from the coding sequence GTGGAGCGACCTCCGAATCTCGCCGCCGCGATCGACGCGGCCGCGGAGGCGCTGGTCGGTGTGCTCGACTCGGCGGTCTCCCGGCACCGGATGGTGGTCTCGCCGACGCAGCTGCGGGTGCTCTCGTTGATCGCCAGCCGGCCACGGACCAACGTCAACCGGCTGGCCGAGCTGCTGGACGTCGTGCCGTCGTCGGCGAGTCGGCTCTGCGACCGGCTGGAGGCGATCGGCCTGCTGCGGCGGGTGGCCGACCCCCGGGACCGGCGGGAGGTGCGGCTGGTGCCGACCGCGGCGGCCGACGACCTGCTGCGCGAGCTCGCGGAACGCCGCCACCAGGCCGTGCAGACGGTGCTGGACCGGATGCCCGGCCGGGTGCAGCACGAGCTGCTGCTCGGCCTGCTCGCCTTCGGCCAGGCCGCCGCGACGGCCGCCGAGCCGGCGGCGGACCCGTCGGCCCGCACCGCCTGA
- a CDS encoding SAM-dependent methyltransferase, with the protein MVEPDQPSTARMIDFWLGGEHHFPVDVAAARAFEQAYGPCAPVFRELRAFLGRAVRAIVADGVDSFLVFGAGVPTMGNVHEVAPEATVLYTDVDPVTIRLGQRILAGSDRAGYGYGDATDIGTIDPAQLHRFVPGWGRRPVGVVFLGLAAFLDDETLARTLDELHGAVAPGSQLAIDFDTEELAGHPAALAMMGPAFRMRRPEAFAPLLGRWRPTADGIAPIARWRPDGSPADVPDAFHGAVAVRAAD; encoded by the coding sequence ATGGTTGAACCCGACCAGCCGAGCACCGCACGGATGATCGATTTCTGGCTCGGCGGGGAGCACCACTTCCCGGTGGACGTGGCCGCGGCGCGCGCCTTCGAGCAGGCGTACGGGCCGTGCGCGCCGGTCTTCCGCGAGTTGCGTGCCTTCCTCGGTCGGGCGGTGCGGGCGATCGTCGCCGACGGCGTGGACAGCTTCCTGGTCTTCGGCGCCGGGGTGCCCACCATGGGCAACGTGCACGAGGTCGCTCCGGAGGCGACCGTGCTCTACACCGATGTGGACCCGGTCACCATCCGGTTGGGCCAGCGGATCCTGGCCGGCAGCGACCGGGCCGGCTACGGCTACGGCGACGCCACCGACATCGGCACCATCGACCCGGCGCAGCTGCACCGGTTCGTCCCGGGGTGGGGGAGGCGGCCGGTCGGCGTGGTCTTCCTGGGGTTGGCCGCGTTCCTCGACGACGAGACGCTCGCCCGTACCCTCGACGAGCTGCACGGCGCGGTCGCCCCGGGCAGCCAGCTCGCGATCGACTTCGACACCGAGGAGCTGGCCGGTCATCCGGCGGCCCTGGCGATGATGGGCCCGGCGTTCCGGATGCGCCGGCCGGAGGCGTTCGCGCCGCTGCTGGGCCGGTGGCGGCCCACGGCCGACGGCATCGCGCCGATCGCCCGATGGCGCCCCGACGGCTCGCCGGCCGACGTGCCGGACGCCTTCCACGGCGCGGTGGCGGTCCGCGCGGCGGACTGA
- the gcvH gene encoding glycine cleavage system protein GcvH yields the protein MIPEDLRYTAEHEWVSGGDGGPVRVGITHFAQDALGDIVYVQLPEAGTAVAAGESMGEIESTKSVSEIYAPVSGTVAARNEALGDTPEVINTDPYGAGWLVEITPDDPAAVDALLSAGAYRELTES from the coding sequence GTGATTCCTGAGGATCTGCGTTACACCGCTGAGCACGAGTGGGTGTCCGGTGGCGACGGCGGCCCTGTCCGGGTCGGCATCACCCATTTCGCGCAGGACGCGCTGGGTGACATCGTGTACGTCCAGCTGCCCGAGGCGGGTACGGCGGTGGCTGCTGGTGAGTCGATGGGTGAGATCGAGTCGACCAAGAGTGTGTCGGAGATCTACGCCCCGGTCAGCGGTACGGTGGCGGCGCGCAACGAGGCGCTCGGCGACACCCCTGAGGTGATCAACACTGACCCGTACGGTGCGGGTTGGTTGGTGGAGATCACCCCGGACGATCCGGCGGCGGTCGACGCGCTGCTGTCCGCGGGCGCGTATCGCGAGCTCACCGAGAGCTGA
- a CDS encoding DUF881 domain-containing protein, producing the protein MSDEHTETGTGWPQPAGPPRPSGPAGEPDPRPEAPDPDELSPLAPRPAEREDGPPAEDAAGEAATVDLSRASAAAVDGSAASAGEPGGDVGAPVAGAGSVRSVRARLSSAGVMIAVLLALLGFTLVVQLKTTSTDPTLAATRQEDLVRILYDLDSRTNRLRQDIESLEESQRQLQSGEQGRQAALEEATRRADELGILAGTLPATGPGLSVRFVPGGKPISASRVLDAVQELRGAGAEAMQISGGDRATVRIIASTFFLDGENGSLIVDGRRLTGPYTITVIGDPATMRTALNIPGGVVASVASDGGNVIVEDREAAEVSALHAPIKLEHARPVS; encoded by the coding sequence ATGAGCGACGAGCACACCGAGACGGGGACCGGCTGGCCGCAGCCGGCGGGTCCGCCGCGTCCGTCGGGGCCGGCGGGGGAGCCGGATCCGCGGCCGGAGGCGCCGGATCCGGACGAGCTGAGTCCGTTGGCGCCGCGGCCGGCGGAGCGGGAGGACGGGCCGCCGGCGGAGGATGCCGCCGGTGAGGCGGCGACGGTGGATCTGAGCCGGGCGAGCGCCGCGGCCGTCGACGGGTCGGCGGCCAGCGCCGGTGAGCCGGGCGGGGACGTCGGTGCGCCGGTGGCGGGCGCCGGGTCGGTGCGGTCGGTGCGGGCGCGGCTGAGCTCGGCCGGGGTGATGATCGCGGTGCTGTTGGCGTTGCTGGGCTTCACCCTGGTGGTGCAGTTGAAGACGACGTCGACGGATCCGACGTTGGCGGCGACCCGGCAGGAGGACCTGGTCCGGATCCTGTACGACCTGGATTCGCGGACGAACCGGTTGCGGCAGGACATCGAGTCGCTGGAGGAGAGCCAGCGGCAGTTGCAGTCGGGTGAGCAGGGGCGCCAGGCGGCGTTGGAGGAGGCGACCCGGCGGGCGGACGAGCTGGGGATCCTGGCGGGGACGTTGCCGGCGACGGGGCCGGGGTTGTCGGTGCGGTTCGTCCCGGGTGGCAAGCCGATCTCGGCGTCGCGGGTGCTGGACGCGGTGCAGGAGTTGCGGGGTGCCGGCGCGGAGGCGATGCAGATCTCCGGTGGGGATCGGGCGACGGTGCGGATCATCGCGTCGACGTTCTTCCTGGATGGGGAGAACGGGTCGTTGATCGTGGACGGGCGGCGGTTGACGGGTCCGTACACGATCACGGTGATCGGTGATCCGGCGACGATGCGTACGGCGTTGAACATTCCCGGTGGGGTGGTGGCGTCGGTGGCGAGCGACGGCGGTAACGTGATCGTTGAGGATCGTGAGGCTGCCGAGGTTTCGGCGCTGCACGCGCCGATCAAGCTGGAACACGCCCGTCCGGTCTCCTGA
- the odhI gene encoding oxoglutarate dehydrogenase inhibitor Odhl, with protein sequence MTRPGDEFPPLDVTSTLNLGSLDEVLEGPDTDVVPSRMSGSLPPGMALLVVRRGPNAGARFLLDHDVTTSGRHPDSDIFLDDVTVSRRHAEFHRDGGTFTVRDVGSLNGTYVNRERVEAATLSNGDEVQIGKFRVVFIAGPRPEGEAGRG encoded by the coding sequence ATGACGCGCCCAGGCGACGAGTTCCCCCCACTCGACGTCACTTCGACGCTCAATCTCGGCTCGCTCGACGAAGTGCTGGAGGGGCCGGACACCGATGTGGTGCCGAGCCGGATGTCCGGTTCGTTGCCGCCGGGGATGGCGCTGCTGGTGGTCCGGCGGGGTCCGAACGCTGGTGCCCGGTTCCTGTTGGATCACGATGTGACGACCAGTGGCCGGCATCCGGACAGTGACATCTTCCTGGACGACGTGACGGTGTCGCGGCGGCACGCGGAGTTCCACCGGGACGGTGGCACGTTCACGGTGCGGGACGTGGGCAGCCTGAACGGCACGTACGTGAACCGGGAGCGGGTCGAGGCGGCCACGTTGAGCAATGGTGACGAGGTGCAGATCGGCAAGTTCCGGGTGGTGTTCATCGCCGGTCCGCGCCCGGAGGGGGAGGCCGGCCGGGGGTGA
- a CDS encoding small basic family protein, whose translation MIAVLALLAGVVLGVWLDPTVPAALQPYLPIAVVAALDAVFGGVRAKLDRIFDDKQFVVSFISNVLVAGLIVYLGDQLGVGGQLSTGVVVVLGVRIFGNVAAIRRHLFRA comes from the coding sequence ATGATCGCGGTGCTGGCGTTGCTCGCCGGGGTGGTGCTCGGGGTGTGGCTCGACCCCACGGTGCCCGCGGCGTTGCAGCCGTACCTGCCGATCGCGGTGGTAGCGGCGCTCGACGCGGTGTTCGGCGGCGTGCGGGCGAAGCTCGACCGGATCTTCGACGACAAGCAGTTCGTGGTGTCGTTCATTTCGAACGTGCTGGTGGCGGGTCTGATCGTGTACCTGGGTGACCAGTTGGGCGTGGGTGGTCAGTTGTCCACCGGTGTGGTGGTCGTGCTGGGGGTGCGGATCTTCGGAAACGTCGCGGCGATCCGCCGGCACCTGTTCCGGGCGTAG
- a CDS encoding PP2C family protein-serine/threonine phosphatase has translation MLDAPGGLSRALRESPPDQVAEAADRAIRSTLGATRTDVFLADYRISGLWPVLDPELPEAGFLSCQGMAQRCFSSQQPVLDGAGDGRCRLYLPLSVWGERLGVLLVEFPTAPGPATVEQAGDVAGELAVVLRAADRETDRYRRARRRERLSMAAEMQWELLPGRGVSHDAFQLAGQLEPAYTVGGDHFDWSLDGDRLTLTVLNGSGIGLSASLLTAVTVNALRNARRSGGSLTEQAELASDTVFYQHRGRRYVATVLLELDTITGRVRAVDAGSPRLLRLRGGAVDTIALEQQLPLGMFAEARYDLQEFDLAPGDRLFVVSDGVWAAAPADREAYGEKAMARAMRSTRLQPPAEAVGTVMRELHAWHADTDLRDDAVVVCLDWRGSGGRAGD, from the coding sequence ATGTTGGACGCGCCCGGCGGGTTGTCGCGTGCGCTGCGCGAGTCCCCGCCCGACCAGGTGGCCGAGGCCGCCGACCGGGCCATCCGGTCCACGTTGGGCGCGACGCGGACGGACGTGTTCCTCGCCGACTACCGGATCAGCGGGCTCTGGCCGGTGCTGGACCCGGAGTTGCCCGAGGCCGGTTTCCTGTCCTGCCAGGGTATGGCGCAGCGGTGCTTCAGCAGTCAGCAGCCGGTGCTCGACGGCGCCGGGGACGGCCGGTGCCGGCTCTACCTGCCGCTGTCGGTGTGGGGGGAGCGGCTCGGGGTGCTGCTGGTCGAGTTTCCCACCGCGCCCGGCCCGGCCACTGTGGAGCAGGCCGGTGACGTCGCCGGTGAGCTGGCGGTGGTGCTGCGCGCGGCGGACCGGGAGACCGACCGCTACCGCCGGGCCCGCCGCCGGGAGCGGCTCAGCATGGCGGCGGAGATGCAGTGGGAGCTGTTGCCGGGGCGCGGCGTCAGCCACGACGCGTTCCAGCTCGCCGGCCAGCTGGAGCCGGCGTACACGGTGGGCGGCGACCACTTCGACTGGTCGCTCGACGGCGACCGGCTGACCCTCACCGTGCTCAACGGATCCGGCATCGGGCTGTCCGCCTCGCTGCTCACGGCGGTGACCGTGAACGCGCTGCGCAACGCCCGCCGCTCCGGCGGCAGCCTGACCGAGCAGGCCGAACTCGCCTCCGACACGGTCTTCTACCAGCATCGGGGCCGGCGGTACGTGGCGACGGTGCTGCTGGAGCTGGACACCATCACCGGCCGGGTGCGGGCGGTGGACGCCGGTTCGCCGCGCCTGCTGCGGCTGCGCGGCGGCGCAGTCGACACCATCGCCCTGGAGCAGCAGCTGCCGCTGGGGATGTTCGCCGAGGCCCGGTACGACCTGCAGGAGTTCGACCTGGCGCCGGGGGACCGGCTCTTCGTGGTCAGTGACGGCGTGTGGGCCGCCGCGCCGGCCGACCGGGAGGCGTACGGGGAGAAGGCGATGGCGCGGGCGATGCGGTCCACGCGGCTGCAGCCGCCGGCCGAGGCAGTTGGTACGGTGATGCGCGAACTGCACGCCTGGCATGCGGACACCGACCTGCGCGACGACGCGGTCGTGGTCTGTCTGGACTGGCGCGGTTCCGGCGGCCGCGCCGGCGACTGA
- a CDS encoding universal stress protein produces MNSANGAAVVVGVDGSQSALRAVRLAAAEADRRNRPLRIVHGFIWPLLHVPLQPPAGGPPGSGLREQAERLVAEAVAEAEAAVPGLRISGEIIDGEAAAVLLGESPAAAMIVLGDRGLGGFSALLVGSVAVQVASYADCPVLVARGTDRADGPIVVGVDGSEMSRLAAEFAVEEASVRGAEVLALHAYRHPVSTGPGDMQPLVYDDSELRTEEERLVAEVTAGLADRWPDVPITRRTVRGRPAPVLTDASRQAQLVVVGRQGRGEFTGLLLGSVSQAVLHHADCPVAVVRAPR; encoded by the coding sequence GTGAACTCGGCGAACGGCGCTGCCGTGGTGGTCGGCGTGGACGGCTCGCAGTCGGCGCTGCGGGCCGTACGCCTGGCGGCGGCCGAGGCCGACCGGCGCAACCGGCCGTTGCGAATCGTGCACGGCTTCATCTGGCCGCTGCTGCACGTCCCCCTGCAGCCCCCGGCGGGCGGACCACCGGGCAGCGGACTGCGGGAGCAGGCCGAACGGCTGGTCGCCGAGGCGGTGGCCGAGGCCGAGGCGGCGGTGCCCGGGCTGCGGATCTCCGGCGAGATCATCGACGGGGAGGCGGCGGCGGTGCTGCTCGGCGAGTCGCCGGCCGCCGCGATGATCGTGCTCGGCGACCGGGGCCTCGGCGGCTTCTCCGCGCTGCTGGTCGGCTCGGTGGCGGTCCAGGTCGCCTCCTACGCCGACTGCCCGGTGCTGGTCGCCCGCGGCACCGACCGCGCCGACGGGCCGATCGTGGTCGGGGTGGACGGCTCCGAGATGTCCCGGCTCGCCGCGGAGTTCGCCGTCGAGGAGGCGTCGGTACGCGGCGCCGAGGTGCTCGCCCTGCACGCCTACCGGCACCCGGTCTCCACCGGCCCCGGCGACATGCAGCCGCTGGTCTACGACGACAGCGAGCTGCGCACCGAGGAGGAACGGCTGGTCGCCGAGGTGACGGCCGGGCTCGCCGACCGCTGGCCCGACGTGCCGATCACCCGGCGCACCGTCCGCGGCCGCCCGGCGCCGGTGCTCACCGACGCCTCCCGGCAGGCCCAGCTGGTGGTCGTCGGCCGGCAGGGACGCGGCGAGTTCACCGGGTTGCTGCTGGGCTCGGTGAGCCAGGCGGTGCTGCACCACGCCGACTGCCCGGTCGCGGTGGTCCGCGCGCCCCGCTGA
- a CDS encoding DUF881 domain-containing protein: MTGTPREGQGRADRVYAPDFLTELFRNPLDPGYLDAAAHRRESGPPSGWRGWSARSVSLVVLVLLGFLFAVAYKQTLADEPGRSQARSGLVAQIKERQAEADRLAVRADQLREEVARQRELALSGSQAARLRDLEAGTGMGRVRGDGVVVRLADAPGKQDAVTGAGAGPPRVLYSDLQAVANDLWSAGAEAIAINGQRLTATSTIRSAGEAILVDFRPVTGPYEVSAIGPGSMKRRFDESRSALLMREVAKTTGLSFGVRKVDDLTLPAAPEPQLRYAEPSVSPTPSGSATGVQPSGSRTPLSPSGGGR; the protein is encoded by the coding sequence GTGACCGGCACGCCGCGGGAGGGCCAGGGCCGCGCCGACCGGGTGTACGCCCCGGACTTCCTCACCGAGCTGTTCCGCAACCCGCTCGATCCCGGCTACCTGGACGCGGCGGCGCATCGCCGCGAGAGCGGGCCGCCGTCGGGGTGGCGCGGCTGGTCGGCCCGGTCGGTGAGCCTGGTCGTCCTGGTGCTGCTCGGGTTCCTGTTCGCGGTGGCGTACAAGCAGACGCTGGCCGACGAGCCGGGGCGCAGCCAGGCCCGCTCCGGGCTGGTGGCCCAGATCAAGGAGCGGCAGGCCGAGGCGGACCGGCTGGCGGTCCGGGCGGACCAGCTGCGCGAGGAGGTCGCCCGGCAGCGCGAGCTGGCGCTGAGCGGGTCGCAGGCGGCCCGGCTGCGGGACCTGGAGGCGGGCACCGGGATGGGGCGGGTGCGCGGCGACGGCGTGGTGGTGCGGCTGGCGGATGCGCCGGGGAAGCAGGACGCGGTGACCGGGGCCGGCGCCGGGCCGCCGCGGGTGCTCTACAGCGACCTGCAGGCGGTGGCGAACGACCTGTGGAGCGCAGGTGCGGAGGCGATCGCGATCAACGGTCAGCGGTTGACGGCGACGTCGACGATCCGCTCGGCCGGTGAGGCGATCCTGGTGGACTTCCGGCCGGTTACCGGGCCGTACGAGGTGTCGGCGATCGGCCCGGGGTCGATGAAGCGCCGGTTCGACGAGAGCCGGTCGGCGTTGCTGATGCGTGAGGTTGCCAAGACGACCGGGTTGTCGTTCGGGGTGCGCAAGGTCGACGACCTCACCCTGCCGGCGGCGCCGGAGCCGCAGCTACGCTACGCGGAGCCTTCGGTGAGTCCGACGCCGTCCGGGTCGGCCACCGGTGTCCAGCCGTCCGGTTCCCGGACGCCCCTCAGCCCCTCCGGAGGTGGTCGATGA
- the ftsR gene encoding transcriptional regulator FtsR — MSIGEVLAQLRVDFPDVTISKLRFLEAEGLVEPQRTASGYRKFSWDDVARLRFVLTAQRDQYLPLRVIREQLAQWDATGEAPGRQRPTLVAVGPGGEVPGRESPAPAESSEVRLGRADLVARSGIDESTLAELERLGLVVSDPPGWYDGDALIIARAVAGLAAYGFQPRHLRGYRTAADREVGLFAQLVAPLARQSDPAARARAAETARELVALSQQLHAALVRVGLRSTLGR, encoded by the coding sequence ATGAGCATCGGTGAGGTGCTGGCGCAGTTGCGGGTGGATTTTCCGGACGTCACGATTTCGAAGTTGCGGTTTCTCGAGGCCGAGGGTCTGGTGGAGCCGCAGCGTACGGCGTCGGGTTACCGGAAGTTCAGCTGGGACGATGTGGCGCGGTTGCGGTTCGTGCTGACCGCGCAGCGGGACCAGTACCTGCCGTTGCGGGTCATCCGTGAGCAGTTGGCGCAGTGGGACGCGACCGGGGAGGCGCCGGGTCGGCAGCGGCCGACGTTGGTGGCGGTGGGTCCTGGTGGCGAGGTGCCGGGGCGGGAGTCGCCGGCGCCGGCCGAGTCGTCGGAGGTGCGGCTCGGTCGGGCCGATCTGGTGGCGCGCAGCGGGATCGACGAGTCGACGTTGGCGGAGTTGGAGCGGCTCGGGTTGGTGGTGTCGGATCCGCCGGGCTGGTACGACGGTGATGCGTTGATCATCGCGCGGGCGGTGGCGGGGCTGGCGGCGTACGGGTTCCAGCCGCGGCATCTGCGGGGTTACCGGACGGCGGCGGATCGGGAGGTCGGTCTGTTCGCGCAGTTGGTGGCGCCGTTGGCGCGGCAGAGTGATCCGGCGGCGCGGGCGCGGGCGGCGGAGACGGCGCGGGAGTTGGTGGCGTTGTCTCAGCAGTTGCACGCGGCGTTGGTGCGGGTGGGGTTGCGGTCGACGTTGGGCCGGTGA
- a CDS encoding phosphatidylethanolamine-binding protein, producing MPGPRPGSNAYDKQRARIRDAIDDSGRRVPDRKANQVANRILQEDRGQRGVVRGERTYGPKGEREPGDPK from the coding sequence ATGCCAGGACCACGGCCGGGCAGCAACGCGTACGACAAGCAGCGCGCGCGGATTCGCGACGCGATCGACGATTCCGGACGCCGGGTGCCGGACCGCAAGGCCAACCAGGTGGCCAACCGGATCCTGCAGGAGGATCGGGGACAGCGGGGCGTCGTACGCGGCGAGCGGACGTACGGACCCAAGGGTGAGCGCGAGCCCGGAGACCCGAAGTGA
- a CDS encoding group I truncated hemoglobin — MTVTEETAPASHYERIGGATSVKAAVDLFYDRVLADPELAGYFTDVDMPGQRRHLALMLTVVLGGPNEYAGRSLAEAHQPLRIPVEHYVKVGEHLTVTLTELGVPGDIIADVQVVLGQVQDQVVASGNPASA, encoded by the coding sequence GTGACGGTTACGGAAGAAACCGCGCCCGCCTCCCACTACGAGCGCATCGGTGGCGCCACCTCGGTCAAGGCCGCCGTCGACCTGTTCTACGACCGGGTGCTGGCCGACCCGGAACTGGCCGGCTACTTCACCGATGTGGACATGCCGGGGCAGCGCCGGCATCTGGCGTTGATGCTGACCGTGGTGCTGGGTGGCCCGAACGAGTACGCCGGGCGGAGCCTGGCCGAGGCGCACCAGCCGCTGCGGATCCCGGTGGAGCACTACGTCAAGGTGGGGGAGCACCTGACCGTGACGCTGACCGAGCTCGGTGTGCCCGGCGACATCATCGCCGACGTGCAGGTGGTGCTGGGGCAGGTGCAGGACCAGGTGGTGGCCAGCGGGAACCCGGCGAGCGCCTGA